Proteins encoded within one genomic window of Komagataella phaffii GS115 chromosome 3, complete sequence:
- a CDS encoding Subunit of the oligosaccharyltransferase complex of the ER lumen: protein MQMFAIFIWITSCIAMLSKSELLDIQQKTTDGVIGINPSKFNEFCQGPRDYFIVALLTDVENEAGCRICQQFAPVFEKVVGAYMDGYRDTGKAFFAVLDYSNIYQHHHDVSLSTVPQVWIYPPINSVGYSADYDSKSGDYSSCLGEITEHLTYQVPESLPTRSIQENSLEFAQFLAEILQIQLYLKSEFDMSHFISYLLGLFLLTQVIRKRRDKIRKRLAGSYIWQVFSLVSIFISISGYNFCSQRGVPFLPTNEKGARMFLSGGQQYQFGSEVLISIVVYLSLAICVTVLICIPMISNPLQRNFGALLFATFLFLGYNVLTSIFIIKNPSYPFNFINIPIF, encoded by the coding sequence ATGCAAATGTTTGCCATTTTTATCTGGATTACCTCGTGCATAGCTATGCTTTCTAAATCAGAGCTATTAGACATTCAGCAAAAAACTACTGATGGTGTAATTGGCATCAATCCTTCCAAATTCAATGAATTCTGCCAAGGTCCAAGAGATTATTTTATTGTCGCTCTACTTACAGAcgttgaaaatgaagcaGGGTGTAGAATATGTCAACAATTTGCACCTGTGTTTGAGAAAGTAGTAGGTGCTTATATGGATGGCTACAGGGACACAGGAAAGGCTTTTTTTGCCGTATTGGATTATTCAAACATATATCAGCACCATCATGATGTCAGTTTATCCACTGTGCCTCAAGTTTGGATATATCCTCCAATAAATAGCGTGGGCTATTCAGCTGATTATGACTCAAAATCTGGCGATTATAGTTCTTGCTTGGGTGAAATAACTGAGCATCTGACCTATCAAGTTCCAGAGTCATTGCCAACTAGGAgcatccaagaaaactcaCTGGAATTCGCTCAATTTCTAGCTGAAATTCTACAAATTCAGCTATACCTAAAATCGGAGTTTGATATGTCCCACTTCATTAGTTATCTACTGGGTCTCTTTTTGCTTACTCAAGTAATAAGAAAAAGACGCGATaagataagaaaaagacTGGCTGGTAGCTACATTTGGCAAgtattttctttggtgtCTATATTTATTTCCATAAGTGGGTACAATTTTTGTTCCCAAAGGGGTGTTCCTTTTTTACcaacaaatgaaaaagGAGCCAGAATGTTTTTGTCAGGGGGTCAGCAATACCAATTTGGCTCGGAGGTTCTAATCAGCATAGTGGTATATCTATCGTTGGCTATATGTGTCACAGTTTTGATATGCATTCCTATGATTTCAAATCcccttcaaagaaatttcGGTGCTCTTTTATTTGcaacttttttgtttcttggCTATAACGTACTGACctccattttcatcatAAAGAATCCTTCTTACCCCTTCAACTTCATTAACATCCCTATTTTTTGA